The Candidatus Desulfofervidus auxilii DNA segment AAAACATGCAGAATTGAATAAGACCTTCAATCAGCTAAAACACCTTTCTGAAAAAGACAAAGAAGCCATTGCAGTAATGACAGAGGCCATGATAAAAAAGATACTTCATGACCCCATCCAATTTTTAAAGCAAAAAGAAAACAGGGAAAGGATTGACCTGTATTTAGATATCACCCGCCGTTTATTCAATTTAGATAACCATGAAGAGCAAGAAAGAGGATATCATAAAAAAACAGAGTTTAAAGAATAGAGAGCACTAAGGCTGAACATAAAGGAATGGAAATAGCATCATCAATAGGAGAAAAAAGCTCAGCGAGAGTAGCGGTAATGGCACCCAAAAGAGCAATTATAAAAGGAAAAAAGCAAACACCAATGATTAAGCAAGTGAAGAAGTTAGCTAAGGAGCCGCCTAAGGTCTTTTGTTTAAAGATAGGGGTAAGGGGTAAATAATGACCCACAATGGCTGCTATGGGGTCTCCCAGGGTCAAATAAAGGATAGCACAGGTAGCAATATTCTTGGGGAAGAAAAAAATGGTAATACTTATAGCTAAAAAGTAGTATGTGCTGCCGGTAATAGCATGTTTTTCTTTCTCTTTGACTAATATCCCAAAATGGTTTAAAAACCAGTGATTGAAAGGATGATAGAT contains these protein-coding regions:
- a CDS encoding diacylglycerol/polyprenol kinase family protein; translation: MHLWLRKFWHLLGNAIPIIYYFSSLSSKKAAFIMFIIFLCVFVLDVLRLIYHPFNHWFLNHFGILVKEKEKHAITGSTYYFLAISITIFFFPKNIATCAILYLTLGDPIAAIVGHYLPLTPIFKQKTLGGSLANFFTCLIIGVCFFPFIIALLGAITATLAELFSPIDDAISIPLCSALVLSIL